The following are from one region of the Capsicum annuum cultivar UCD-10X-F1 chromosome 1, UCD10Xv1.1, whole genome shotgun sequence genome:
- the LOC107854485 gene encoding uncharacterized protein LOC107854485 — protein MAKLVGHVGTGFGFFVIGTWHLFNHIKQHALHPNGYTSLLWFPTPKIRHFELFFIMCATLIFLLMELFGNHQLLNSDGTIPSNHLHYLEHSCISLSLFVYAFFSMLIDKIALSIQAQNGLTNFLASIAFGQELLLFHLHSTDHMGVEGQYHWLLQIVILVSLVTTLLGIPFPNNFLNNFVRSYSIMFQGLWLMVIGVMLWTPKFIPKDCYINLEEGYQVVRCHGHKALGRAKSLVNIEFSWYVIGTTCLVVSLYLVCFKIFTKDNVDYQSLKINSEDHQEEDWVDVEAQKRSELKKFVEMGKVFAHN, from the coding sequence ATGGCAAAGTTGGTGGGGCATGTAGGAACAGGTTTTGGTTTCTTTGTTATAGGTACTTGGCACTTGTTCAACCATATTAAACAACATGCATTGCATCCAAATGGCTACACTTCTTTACTATGGTTCCCAACTCCAAAAATAAGGCATTTTGAACTTTTCTTTATTATGTGTGCAACCTTAATTTTCTTATTAATGGAACTTTTTGGTAATCACCAACTACTAAATTCAGATGGAACAATCCCTTCTAACCATCTTCACTATCTTGAACATTCATGtatctctttatctttatttgtttATGCATTTTTCTCCATGTTAATTGACAAAATTGCCCTTTCAATCCAAGCCCAAAATGGACTCACAAACTTTCTTGCATCAATTGCTTTTGGCCAAGAGCTACTTCTCTTTCATCTTCACTCAACTGACCATATGGGTGTTGAAGGACAATACCATTGGCTTCTACAAATAGTTATTTTGGTGTCTTTAGTCACTACCCTTTTGGGAATTCCATTTCCTAATAATTTCTTGAATAATTTTGTGAGATCTTATAGCATTATGTTTCAAGGACTTTGGCTTATGGTTATTGGCGTTATGCTTTGGACACCAAAATTTATACCTAAAGATTGTTATATCAACTTGGAAGAAGGGTATCAAGTTGTTAGATGTCATGGACATAAAGCACTTGGAAGAGCAAAATCATTAGTGAATATTGAATTTAGTTGGTATGTTATTGGAACCACTTGTTTAGTGGTCTCTCTTTACTTggtttgtttcaaaattttcacaaaaGATAATGTTGATTATCAGTCCTTAAAAATTAATTCTGAGGATCATCAAGAAGAGGATTGGGTGGATGTTGAAGCTCAAAAGAGAAGTGAATTGAAGAAGTTTGTTGAAATGGGCAAAGTGTTTGCTCATAATTGA